The segment GAAGTAATCCAATGATTAAGGTAAAGAGAATCTATGATCGTCCTCTAACGACTGAGTGAGGATGCTAGTTGATAGGTTGTGGCCCAGAGGGATAAGCAATATCGAAGCGATAGATAAATGGATGGAGAACGTGGCGCCTTCGGATGAGTTAAGGAAGTGCATCTTTTGCCGAGTATGTTACCGTATTGTTCTCAGAGAGTTCCATTAACTCTTGTACTCTAGGATTTTTATCCAGTTTCTGTGAATATCTTAATTTAAATTCATCCCACCTTTTAGGGTCGCGATCGAGCCAGAGACTAACAATAGTATAGCGTTGAAAGAATACATAGAGTGGAAGGGGAAACCTTAGTAAAGAAACCTAACATGAAATTAAAAAAATCATCTGGCGTCTTAGCCCTCTTCTCTCTTCTTGGCCTTCTCCTCTACCTTTTCCTCAGCTTTCTCAACTATCCTTCCATTGGTTTCAACGTAGGCCACCTCTCCGTGTATTGCGTAGTCTCCCTCCTTTAAGGCTTCAGGTGGTGCTCTCAGAGGTATGAACAGACCTATCGCCTTCAAGAGACCGTAAGTTACTGCGAAGTCGTACACAAATACGACCAGAGCTCCCAGAGCCTGTATTCCTATCTGCGCAACGTTTCCATATAACGCTCCGACGAGAGTGGGATCAACGTACTTCGTCACGTTTGGATCCGCGAAGACTCCAGTAAGTATACCCCCAACAATACCAGCTATGCCGTGAGTTGAGAAGACGCCTAAAGAATCGTCAATGTTCAGCTTAGGTTCTAACTTATAGAGCGCAAGCCAAGGTAGGGAACCAGAGGCTATACCTATCAGCATAGCGTATATCCCGTTTACGTAACCTGCAGCCGGAGTGATAGCTACCAATCCCGTTATTGCCCCAGATGTGGCTCCTATAAGGGAGGGTTTACCGAAGAACTTCATGTCCATTAACATCCAGGTTATTGCACTAACGGCGGTAGCTACGTTAGTGTTGAGTACTGCAATCGCAGCGTCTATGGTAGATCCTCCAGGGTCCCCTCCGTTAAATCCGTCCCAGCCTAGCCATATTAAACCTGCCCCAGCCAATAGAAGGGGTAAGCTGTGCGCCTCCAGCTTTCTCTCCGAGGCTAGCCTAGGACCTACGGCCAGTGCAGCCGCTAGTGCCCCAACTCCTGCATCCACGTGAATCACGTACCCTCCAGAGAAATCTACCGCACCTAACTGATTTAGCCAACCTCCCGCGAACAACCAATAAGCCACTGGACTGTAAACTAGGAGAGACCACAAAGGTACAAATACCATCCAAGCCTTGAAGTTCATCCTTTCAAGAACCCCTCCAGCTAATAGGACAGGAGTGATCGCAGCGAACACGAATTGGAAGAATATGTAAGTTGAAGTTGGAATGTCTAGCGGAGTGTTACCAGGTCCATATATCGTCTGCGAACCTTCGTAAAGTCCAGCTGTTGCGGGCGTTGGTGAACCGAGAATGCCATATCCGTTAATCTCTAACAGAGGTTTACCGAAGCCGAAGTTGTAACCAGCTATCATCCATATGACGAGGACTGCTGCGAACGCGTAGAACACCATCATGGCGCTATTAATAGCGTACTTCTTCTTCGTAAGACCTGCGTAATATAACGCTACTCCCGGCACGCTCTGAAGTCCAACAAAAGTAGCTGCCGTGAGCATCCACGCATTACTCCCTGTGTCCAACCACGATGGTACTGCCACTGATGGATAGTCCGCCGTGTGATTCTCTAACGCTGTGACGGTCGAGTTCAGTTGCTCTAAACTAGAGTTAGTAGCTCCTAAGGCCGTTAGTCCCAAGAGAATAGAGAATAACCCAACTACTATCACGTATTTTTTAATCATTTTACTCCTTCTTAGACTCTGTTAAATATTTTAAAAACATGCGCAACGTTTTGCATGAAAATTATATAAAAGTAAGCATAAGTTATTAATAAATATTCGGGTTTTCTTTGTTGCTAGAAATGCAGAGTATAAAAAAATTTTATGCAAAGTTTGTTCATAAGTTTGGTATAATTTAAATCCTCTGTAATTCATAATTATATTATGATAAAGGGAGATGTGAGGAACAGTTTTTAGTAAGTTAATAAGAAACCCGGATTGACTACAAATCCTACCGGAACGTCCAAAGGGTGTTTAATGAGTTTTATCGTTATTAGGAACAAGAGTCAGTATCGAGCGCTCTACACTTCTAAGTGAACCTTAAGAAGGCGTCTTAGCTATTCGTTTCTCTTCTTTAAAACTGGAAGGGCGTTTACGCTGAATTAGAAGGGTCGGTAATTTTCGACTTAATCATGAAAGATCTCTTCTGATCCTTAACAGGAAAGCTGTCAATCAAAGTTAGTTCTTCTGAGTTACATTTCTTAGGTTAGTCTTACGAGATGGCGACCTGGGTACTCTAACATATGACGTCCGCTCAAAGAGTTGATTAAGAGGCTCTAAATCCTTCCATAATGCGGATGAGGCTCTTGAGGTTCGGCAAGTCCTAACGAACTCCCTAAAGCGCTCTCGCCTCGTGAAAGCTAAAGTTTGAACGGTTTGAGCTATCTGATCTGGCTAAATCTCCCATCGGGCCTTAGACGAGAGGAGTCCCTGAACTTAAACAGTGAATTCGAAGACTAAAAACAGGGCTCACGATGAGGCTATGGCACTGTTTTGACACCTTTATTCTCATCCGCTATTTAGCGTTTTCAGTCCTGACCTTCTCGGTTCTCGTCTCTTTACCCCTCATGAAAGATAGAACCGTCGCACCTGCCAATATCAAGGCAGATAAAAGAAACGCGTAATGTAGTCCCACCACAAATACTGAAGAGAGGCCTCCATCCAACTTAGAGGTGCCTAGAAAGATCTCGAAAGCTACGTATTTGGGTATTGCAGCTGCTGCAACTGTGAGAGATATCACGTAGCTTAAGATCGTGCCTATACCACCTAAAGTCCTTGAAAGCCCTGAGATAGAACCGAAGTAGCCCTTCGGCGCGCTCGACATTATCGCTGAAGTGTTGGACGGCCAGAACATTCCTGACCCCACACCGTTTATCCCAGATACTATCAGGATTGTAAGGTAAGAGGCGTTAGGCGTCAGCACCACGTAATAAAGGATCACGGAAAGCATGATTATAGCTAGCCCCAACGTGGCTAACCACCTGGAGCCGTACCTGTCACTAAGCCTGCCCATGTAGGGAGCTAGGAAGCTGGCTATCACGTAACCTGGAAGAAGTATGAGGGAGGAATCGAGAGGAGATAAACCACGTACTCCCTGTAAATACATTATTAGAAGGAAAGTGATTGCCAGACCTCCTATGCTTTGGAGGAAACTTGCGGTCAGACTGTAACCTAGCAACCTATACTTGAACGCGTTGAGATCAATGATGGGATTGCTGACTTTACTTTCGTTGTAGAGGAAAACGCCCAAGAGAGCCAACCCAATCATCAAGATGGCGATCATGTTTAGGCTCAGCCCGACGCTCGCGATGGTGATGGAGGAGTATGATATCAAAACGAGCGATAACCCTATAGTCAGGGCCCCTACTATATCAAGTTTCTTGGGTACCTTATTTACGTCTTTAATGTACTTTACACCGAGTATAACTGAGACTATCCCGATAGGAACGTTAATGTAGAAAATGTAAGGCCACCCGAAAAAGGTTGTCAAAGTACCTCCTAACACTATACCAACTAGGGCCCCTATGTTCCAACCCAATGAGGTGTATCCGTAAGCACGTCCCATCATATTAGGAGGGAAATGATCTGCAACTATCGCTCCGCTGTTAGCTGACATCATCGCTCCACCTACCCCTTGGACCAGCCTAAACGCTATCAAAAGATAAATCGAATTTGATAGACCACAGAGAGCTGAGGCCACTGTAAATATAACGAAACCTAAGTTGAATATCTTAGCCCTACCGTAAATGTCGCCTATTCTACCAGTTTGAGTGGAGAGTATTGCAGAAACTAGAAGATACGCTAGCAACACCCAGATCGAAGTGAAGAGGTCTGAATGAAGGTCTTGAGCTATCTCCGGTAACGCGAGGAGAACTATAGTCCCATCAACGGCAGCCATCAAAGTTCCTAGGACTAACACAAGTAATATGATGTTTCTGTTCATCTTAATAGAAATGTAGTAGTTAGTTATAAATTTGACCATCTAATAACTTAATATTAGATATCTAAGCATAACTACTTACGAAGCGATGCGATTCAAAGAAGAGATGGTTCAGCTTTGAGTTCTCAGAGAGAGATTTAAAAGTTATATACGATGAAGGACTAATAGATTTGAAAGCGTAGTGGAGGTTCTGGAAACTAGCCTTATTTTGTAACTGAAAATCAACGTTGCCTCTAGGTAGAATCCTCCATGGAGATGAAAGCTAAACCTGGTGTGAATACCCTTCACCTCTTAAAGCCCTCCATTCTAGTTTATAATTAGAAATTTAAATTAAATAAAGCATTAAAGTTAGGTGATCCACTAACGGTGTACTAAGCTCGAAACCTAGAGGGTTGTGAACAAATGCATGAATCGGCCGACACAAAAAGGTATTGACCTAATGAGAGTAGCTTTTCCTAGTTGAGTATGCTCGTCCTGTAAAATTGAAGCTCATACCCATCAGCGAAATGTTACACCGGAGTCTAAGATTGGGAGATAGCTAACACGATGAGCTACGGCCACACCTCCATTGCGATCAACCATAAGAATTGAGGGTTCCTTTTACGTATCTCGGTTCCTAACTAAGCTGAGGGGACTTGAATCCCTAACCGGAAAGGAAAGCCGGATCGAACACATCGAAAGTTTGGGCTCTTCGAACCTTTCCAGTAGACTAGGTACCTCAGGGGATAACCGATAATACGGCTCTAGAGCAAAGGGTAGCGATTCCTTTCAAAACTAATGAGAGGAGGGCATTGTGACAAACCGACGGTTTCGGCACACTGTCTAAATCGGTAGAGTAACTATAAGCGGCGGGAGTTTCAGATTCTTGTTGTTTTTCACTTTTAATAGATGGATTAACTTTTAAATGGTTTTAAAGCGCCTGACCAGTATATAAGTACGTCGTAGATCTAGAATGGATTCTGTTTAGATATAGTTATTATTTGTCGTGTCAACTCTTTAACATTATAAAGGATTCTTATTAAGACCTTGAAGAATTAAAAAGTATGAAATACTTACACGCCTTTATAAAAGAAGAATAAGAAACTTATAACTTAATTTATAAATAGATTACATGCAAATCGATCTTAGCGGTGAGGATCCGGATCCTAAGCTCCTCCCCTCAGAGGAAGTTGAGAAAATACTATGCGAACTTTTTTCTGATAAAGAGAAAAACTTGTTACAAGTGGATAAAAAGGAATGGATTGAAGCGTTTAGGAAGGAGATAGCTAAGTTCTTGCAAAATAGAGGCTTCGTGATAGGGGAAGACGAGTTGTTAATAACTAATGGAGTGAAGGAGGGGATATACCTCTTATCGGACCTGTTTTCTCAAAACTCGATAGGTTCTGAGGAGCCCACATCTCCAGATTTCATAAGCACTATGAACTTCCGTGGGATAAGGACCCAACCAGTACCTTGGGATGAGGAAGGACTTATGACAGAAGTTCTTGAAAAGAGATTGAAAGCCCTTAAAATTTGGGCCGATCCGATAAAGTACCTTTACGTGACCACAGTTAACAACCCAACTGGATTGATCATGACTAGAGAAAGAAAGAAAACTCTGCTAGAGATAGCGACCGACTTCGATCTCACGATTGTAGAGGACGATACTTATGGATCCCTCACATACGACATTACTCCACAACCTTCCCTGAAGTCACTCGATAAAGAAGATAGAGTAAT is part of the Metallosphaera cuprina Ar-4 genome and harbors:
- a CDS encoding MFS transporter; its protein translation is MNRNIILLVLVLGTLMAAVDGTIVLLALPEIAQDLHSDLFTSIWVLLAYLLVSAILSTQTGRIGDIYGRAKIFNLGFVIFTVASALCGLSNSIYLLIAFRLVQGVGGAMMSANSGAIVADHFPPNMMGRAYGYTSLGWNIGALVGIVLGGTLTTFFGWPYIFYINVPIGIVSVILGVKYIKDVNKVPKKLDIVGALTIGLSLVLISYSSITIASVGLSLNMIAILMIGLALLGVFLYNESKVSNPIIDLNAFKYRLLGYSLTASFLQSIGGLAITFLLIMYLQGVRGLSPLDSSLILLPGYVIASFLAPYMGRLSDRYGSRWLATLGLAIIMLSVILYYVVLTPNASYLTILIVSGINGVGSGMFWPSNTSAIMSSAPKGYFGSISGLSRTLGGIGTILSYVISLTVAAAAIPKYVAFEIFLGTSKLDGGLSSVFVVGLHYAFLLSALILAGATVLSFMRGKETRTEKVRTENAK
- a CDS encoding ammonium transporter — translated: MIKKYVIVVGLFSILLGLTALGATNSSLEQLNSTVTALENHTADYPSVAVPSWLDTGSNAWMLTAATFVGLQSVPGVALYYAGLTKKKYAINSAMMVFYAFAAVLVIWMIAGYNFGFGKPLLEINGYGILGSPTPATAGLYEGSQTIYGPGNTPLDIPTSTYIFFQFVFAAITPVLLAGGVLERMNFKAWMVFVPLWSLLVYSPVAYWLFAGGWLNQLGAVDFSGGYVIHVDAGVGALAAALAVGPRLASERKLEAHSLPLLLAGAGLIWLGWDGFNGGDPGGSTIDAAIAVLNTNVATAVSAITWMLMDMKFFGKPSLIGATSGAITGLVAITPAAGYVNGIYAMLIGIASGSLPWLALYKLEPKLNIDDSLGVFSTHGIAGIVGGILTGVFADPNVTKYVDPTLVGALYGNVAQIGIQALGALVVFVYDFAVTYGLLKAIGLFIPLRAPPEALKEGDYAIHGEVAYVETNGRIVEKAEEKVEEKAKKREEG
- a CDS encoding aminotransferase-like domain-containing protein, yielding MQIDLSGEDPDPKLLPSEEVEKILCELFSDKEKNLLQVDKKEWIEAFRKEIAKFLQNRGFVIGEDELLITNGVKEGIYLLSDLFSQNSIGSEEPTSPDFISTMNFRGIRTQPVPWDEEGLMTEVLEKRLKALKIWADPIKYLYVTTVNNPTGLIMTRERKKTLLEIATDFDLTIVEDDTYGSLTYDITPQPSLKSLDKEDRVIYVSSLSKLIFPGIRLGVLVAQGENLKKLISLKKEINRRNSSLDQLVFNEMLRRGIVESLMEKSRLLYRRKRDLVFENIVEHFPSYVSCIKAKGGLSAFCRGERPLPLKELDIKVDLGEKFFFSPDRGSNSFRLSFSRVGEDEVGRAIRELGEAIRALERTFRY